In Syntrophorhabdaceae bacterium, one genomic interval encodes:
- a CDS encoding TRAP transporter small permease, which translates to MGLERFIRTMDRMVNSLSRLLNFGGAGFLFILMLLVMAHVIGRYILVLPIPGSVELIEFLMVLVVFFGFAECAVQRGNVSVDLFVDRLPGKAQAVIDALTCLLSIGIVSLITWQSAIQVKSLWQSGLVSGVLHIPHWPFAIVMVLGWAAFTLVLITHFFENLGRVLRK; encoded by the coding sequence GTGGGTCTGGAAAGATTTATCAGGACAATGGACAGGATGGTCAATTCGTTAAGCCGCTTACTTAACTTCGGCGGTGCCGGTTTCTTATTCATATTAATGCTCCTGGTGATGGCCCATGTAATAGGACGATATATATTAGTATTGCCGATACCTGGATCAGTTGAGCTTATAGAGTTTTTAATGGTTTTGGTTGTGTTTTTTGGGTTTGCTGAATGTGCAGTTCAACGCGGCAATGTCTCTGTCGATCTGTTTGTCGACCGGTTACCCGGAAAGGCTCAGGCAGTTATCGATGCCCTGACCTGTCTTCTCAGTATAGGTATTGTATCGCTCATAACCTGGCAAAGCGCAATACAAGTAAAAAGCTTGTGGCAGTCAGGGCTCGTATCCGGCGTATTGCATATCCCCCATTGGCCTTTCGCAATCGTGATGGTTCTTGGCTGGGCCGCATTCACGCTGGTGCTTATAACACAT
- a CDS encoding TRAP transporter substrate-binding protein — translation MRRKSFFYGIGGIIVMLAFIAAAFVTAWPVSAAEKPIELSLNHLFPEVSWFHKNAVIPWKNMVEQKSKGRLKINVYPSGALAKAGTMYDALKAGTIDIAWDPGPYYIGRFPMSEATQLPFLGAQSSWAASRAWMDLYYAFPELRKEYADVKLLWLFSQGPAQLITRKPVRKLEDMKGLIVRAPGGMGDYIKALGGSPVSIPAPESYLALSKGTIDATVFPGEAIPTWKLHEVTKYVNMSNIAVQWFWAAMNKDKYNSLPKDLQKVIDECSGTVGADIVGKAWNDADKAGFELAKQKGMEFIYLTPDEEKRWEQQVSPVTDKWIKTMEAKGYPAKKFVDAAKKSIAKYNKQLAGTNK, via the coding sequence ATGAGAAGAAAAAGTTTTTTCTATGGGATCGGTGGTATTATTGTAATGTTGGCATTTATTGCAGCGGCATTCGTTACTGCCTGGCCGGTTTCTGCAGCTGAAAAGCCTATCGAGTTGAGTCTCAATCACCTTTTCCCGGAGGTATCGTGGTTCCATAAAAATGCAGTAATTCCATGGAAAAATATGGTTGAGCAAAAAAGCAAAGGCAGACTTAAGATCAATGTCTACCCGAGCGGCGCCCTGGCAAAGGCCGGTACAATGTACGATGCTCTCAAGGCAGGCACGATCGACATCGCCTGGGATCCGGGGCCTTACTACATAGGCCGTTTCCCGATGAGCGAGGCCACGCAACTTCCTTTCCTGGGCGCTCAGTCTTCCTGGGCTGCAAGCCGTGCCTGGATGGACCTGTACTATGCATTTCCGGAACTCAGGAAAGAGTATGCTGACGTAAAGCTTCTATGGTTGTTCTCCCAGGGCCCTGCACAGCTTATTACGCGGAAACCGGTTAGAAAACTCGAAGACATGAAGGGACTGATCGTGAGAGCCCCCGGCGGAATGGGTGATTATATAAAGGCCTTAGGTGGTTCCCCGGTCTCAATACCTGCTCCTGAAAGCTACCTTGCGTTGTCGAAGGGGACAATAGATGCAACGGTGTTTCCAGGCGAGGCAATCCCGACATGGAAACTTCATGAGGTGACAAAATACGTAAACATGAGTAATATTGCCGTTCAGTGGTTCTGGGCAGCCATGAACAAAGATAAATACAACAGCCTGCCTAAAGACCTCCAGAAGGTCATAGACGAATGCAGCGGTACGGTGGGCGCCGATATTGTCGGAAAGGCGTGGAATGATGCCGATAAGGCAGGGTTCGAACTGGCGAAACAGAAGGGTATGGAGTTTATATACCTTACCCCGGATGAGGAGAAACGCTGGGAGCAGCAAGTTTCCCCGGTTACGGATAAATGGATAAAGACCATGGAGGCTAAAGGTTATCCTGCAAAGAAGTTTGTGGATGCAGCGAAAAAATCCATAGCGAAATACAATAAGCAGTTGGCCGGCACGAATAAGTAA